ATTGGTGGCATTTGAGCTGGCGGCTGCTGTTGCAGATGGGCCACCGCTTCCGGCGGCAACCGGGCCGTTATGGCCGCGTACTGGTTCATCAGCGCAACGGATGCATCGAGCAGGGTGCGTATGTTTTGCAGATGCTTGATGCGCTCTTCCACATGGCGCCGCTCGCTGCCCTCCattgcgcgcacctcctcgtCGGACAGTGTGTCCAGCGATGGCGGTACCGGCGGCAAAGGCATCGTGTACGACGGCATGCCCACGAACGGGAACGGTGGAAGAACCATGGGTGCGGGCGGAAACAGGGGCATTGCGTTCGTGCCCGTCGCCGTCAGACCTGCgggaaatgaaagcaaaaaagcaaaagtagtaaataaaaaagttaATTTCCTCTCCCCAATGCGACTTACCGTTCGGCAATGTAGCTCCAGCGGCAACCGCTCCAACGCCACCAGCAACACCGGCAGTACCGGCCACACTTCCGGGAACGACCGTTGGCCTGCTGGCATCGTTACCAGTGGCCCCACCGGCACCATTGTTGGCATCGTTCGCGTTGTTGTTTGGCGCTGGATTCACGGCTGCAGTGGCGGCCGTAATCGGGGTGCGTAGAATGTTTAACCGGCAGGTGGGGCAGGTTTGCTGCCGTTGGAACCAGGAGCGCAGACAGGCGGTGTGGAATATGTGACCGCAGGGCAGCTTCTTCGAGTTGCTCACCATGTCCTCGCGGCAGATGATGCAGATGTTGTCCGACATCTGTAGCTCCTCGGGCGTTGCGTCCGGGTAGAGCGTGTTCATGTTACGGATAGCACGCCGCGAAAGAATTACGTCGTTAAGCGCCTTCTTGaagtttctgtgtgtgtatatgtttgtgtgcgcgcgtatgtgtgtgtatggtaaGAGGAGAAGATCATGAGCAAGGGTGCATTTTTTGATAAGATAAGTTCTGGACGGTTAGCATGATGATGCCATTACTTACCGCATCGTGTAGTACATCGGGCGGAAGGCAAACATGGGcagggtgaatattttaaccaTCAAAATAACAAACACCACGTACAGTACGACGCGCGTAAAGCCAATGATCAGCTCGGTGTACAGCAGAAATACGGCCTTGTTCTCCCACGGCGTGTCTGAGCGCAGCTCGGCTGCGTGGAAGATGTACTTAATGGCCGTGTTAATGACCATCGTCATTAGGATCGCATACTCGAACCCAAACACGAGCTGCACCGTGACGCCTTTCGCGATGGTCGACTGGTATGCGTACGAAATGAGCTCGTAATCGAACAGCCCCAAACAGAGCAGCAGTCCGGCCACGCGGACGTGGAACAACCATCCAATCACGGGACTGCGCTCCATCTGAAAGTGGTTGAACAGATTGAAATGTGGGAGGACATTAGTTACATTGCAACgttcgcttgttttttttttctcccctacTCACATAATCGACACGATCCTCTGCCAGCCAATGGAAGGACTTTAGAAACAGCAGCACGGTAAACAGTGCCACAAATTTGGGATTAAAGTCGTCCCGAAAGACGGTAAACGCTAGACAGGTTTCGGTCAGCGCGTACCAGAATCGCTCCATCAGATGCTCGAACTCGGCCGCTCGTAGCGTGCCGAGAAAGATTTTCTTCATCAGCTTGCCCAACATCAGCACCAGCACGAGCGACTGAATGTAGATGacctatgaaaaaaaaaagaatcgatGTTACACcaaactacaacaaaaaagcccaACTCGCGGCAGTCGAGGTCATGTCGTGCGACGGTGAAAACTTACGGCCATGCTCGGGTTCGACTTGGTGATGTACACGACGGACGGGTAGAACTGTTTCTTCTGATAGTACGCGTTGCCAATCACCAGCCCGGTCAGCAGCATGCTGAACACGgacagcccgagcgtacgcatCTTGACGCAGTTTTCAGCCAGCTGGCTGATGGTTTCGAAGAATATGTTAATCGTGTCTACCTCGGGGACCTCCGGACCTTCCGGTGGAACGCAGTCGTCGCGCGAAGCTTCCCGGCAGGCACCCACGAACGGGGAACGGAGGAACGCTTTTACCACCGCTGCACCAGCACCTGTTGTAAGCCGAAGCTCGTCCGCGAGAAAACTTCTTCACCTCTCCGCCCAGTGCACCGTGTTTCATTCGTTTTCGTTCCGTCGACTCTTCCGGTGCCAAAGTTTGCTCCCATCAAACTGGTCCGACCAGTGCGCGGCACCCACGTACGACTGTTTACCAAAATGGGAGGGGTGGATGCGGGGGACGGCAAAAGGGGTGCGTTGTGGACCTTGCGAAAAGCTGTAATTCTTGCGTTCTTTACTACACTTTTAAAGTACACGTAAACACCACTATTTTCCGAAGACCTGTCACAAACGCAACATCGCTGATTGCAACATATGTCAAAACTTCGGCCAAGGTTTCCACGCCAAGGTGGGTCTCTATTTTTCACCAGCGGAGCACAGTGGGTCAattgttattttatgtttgaaatattattCCCAGAGCAACTAAACGCGTGATAAGAAAAAGAGTTAACAGGAGAAAAGGACAAAAAGCTGATACATCAATCGCTCGGTAGAAAATACGTAAAACCAGACAATTTGACACTTTCACAGTGAGCTGTCGAATACAAATTGAACAGCACTGTAGTTCGCAAAAGCACCGTTGCCAAAACAATGCAATTCTGTCACTGCCAGCCGGCTTAAAATTGTCCAGCAGCATAGAAAATTGATAGCGCTGTTATCTAGGAGCGTTCCTCAAGCATCCCAATATAGCGACAAGTGGACAATACACTGTCTCTATTGCTATCGGAACACAGCGATCACAGGGTCACGAGTTTTGTTCAGAGCACTGGTATAATAGCCGTTCATCATGGTGCATAAACATCATGTCGCCGGATACGATGCATTCGTTGCATTCATGAAAGACTTCAACGGAAACGGCGGTGCGATCAATATTCTCTTCACCGGCGCAAAGCTCGAGAATGGCTTGAGCTGGTGTGGCGACTGTGTCGATGGTAATGGCAGGAATGTGCAGATACAGTACGCGAACGGATAAATTAATCAACTTGTTTCTTCCCCTTTTCTCCAACAGCGGCACCATTTATTGAGAAAGCGATCGAAACGAACGCTCCGGAGAATTCGCATTTCATCTACGTCGATGTGGGCGATCGTCCAACGTGAGTATTGGAGCCGGGTTTTTTCTCACAACCTCATTGTCATGCTGATCGTTCGACTTTCCTTTTCCTGCACCGTAGCTGGAAGGATATGAACAATCCTTTCCGCAAGGACACCAACACGCATCTGTCCGTCATTCCGACCATGATCCGGTGGAAGCAGCCGCAGCGCCTCGAAGGCGAACAGTGCGGCAAGGCCGATCTGCTGGAACTGTTCTTTTCGGAAGACGACTAAAGCGATATCGAGAAAAGGGAATGACGATCGATGTggattctctctctctctcgtgttaAAATATGTATATTTTGTTCGCAATAAAATCGCACTCTTTTTACAGGGTTCGGCAAATTTTGTCGTGACTGTTTCCGAATTGTCCATGTGCGCGTTGTGTGTGTACGGGTGGTGCGCGCAAATACTTTGAACCCTTTTTTAAAACTCGCTAACTAATACATGAAATTAAAATGACGCTGGCACTAATAgaacgatgtttttttttaacctgGTACGGTGTGACACCCTGCCTTCCCCTCAACGAACATTGGCCGCTCGGGTATGGGGCGTTCGGTCGGGACTGTTCTCAAACCCGGGCGCGGTACAGATCGCTAGACGGGATAGTGGGGTGGCCTTCAGAGGCGTTTGAAATCGCTCTCCGCCGTGTGGCATGCGATTGTCTCGACCTGGCGTCGCTGCCAGGATGCGTCTGGGTGAGTTGCGCAGCAATTGCTTACGGATGTGCGGTGTCGTCATCTTGGGCGAAGCCATCGCTGACTTACTCCCCACGTTACCCTTTATGTTTGGCGAGAGCGACACAACATTCACGTTCGCGGCAGAAAGATGTTCGTGCATATTTTCCTGCAACCGGCGAACGATGCGAGGAGAGCTAAGCAGCGCCTTGGAGGACAGTGTCGCTCCGGCGGACCCGAGTGCATTGGCCGTGCCGCTACCCTTGGTCGCTTGGCGGAGCTTTTCCCGCCGGTTTATCGCACCGCCGTGGGTCGACTTGGTGAACGCCCGCTTTCGGGGGGTCGATTTTCGCGGGCTGCGGTGTACGCTGCCGTGATGGTGTGCCGATGATGAGCGTAGTTTCTGTATCTGGCGAATATGTACGCCGGATTCGCGCGGCAGTGCACCGGTTGCTTCAGACGCGGCAACGGTCAGCGGCATTGCAACGGTCGCCGAACGAAATTTGGCACTTTGACGACGGTTGGCGATCGGTGTTCGCTTCCCGGGTGCACCTCCGGATAGGGAATCGTGTCCCGAGTTCGTCACCAGCCCATCGAACAGCTTTGCCTTGGCCATGACCATGCCCGCATTTTGGCTGCGAATGCGCGCAATGGATGCGCGGCCGCTTTGCGCTTCCTGCAGCGGTGTAATGTGTGACTTGAGCAGGCTGGCCGAGTCGGGCTGCCGTACCGCGCTGCCCGGCGTGCGTGGCGGAAGTTTCGGTGTCCGAGCGGGTGTTTTTATGCGCGGCGGAACCACCGGCGGCAGCATCGGCGTCTTGATGCCCTGCGTATTGATGTCGATTCGCGTCACGAAAGGTGTTGGGGTGCAGAAAGCGTTCTGCTGCTTTGAAGCGGATCGTAACGATGCCCGGCGAGACGTTTGCTCTGGCGTCTTGAAGTAATCTTCCATCAGCACCTTACAGGGTGTGAGAAATTCGGCCGTTGTATCCATTACACTTGACGCATTATCGTCAGTGACGTTGTGCGTCTCGAAGTAGCTTTCCGCATTGAcccatttttcttccttctcttcGTCCGTGTAGTTTCCTCCGCCCATGCTGGTCGTTAAGCTGGTCCTAAGTGGtgtggtggtttgtttttctatcGCCCTCACAGCCGGCTCCAAATCTGCGCCAGTCGTAGCCGTCGTCGTAGATGGGTCAGGGGCCTTCAGGCCAGTCTGGACTGTGTTCGGACGGCCACGCCTCAATCCGCCCGGCTTGGTGTAGAACGATAGATCCACCGTTGCGCCGTTCGCAACAGCGGCGGAAAAGTCTTTCGTGCCGTTGCCAATGTGCCACGATTGGTTGCGCGACAATCGTACCGCTTCCTGGCTGCGTCGACGAATGgtgccaatttttcttgcGCTCGGCGATCGAATCACCTTATGTTCGCCGCTTCGCCGGATTTTCAGCTCACGACTCAGTCGTTTCGCCAGCTGATCCGTCGTGGCGCAGGTCGCTTCGATCGGTTCCGTCTGCTCCAACGTTTGCCGATACTTGTCCTCGACATTGTCCAGTAGCACATCTTCCCGCCCGACCAGTGCAGTGAATTCCTTCGACAGCTTCGTCTCAATATCCGACATCCGCTTTTTGATCGCTTCATACTCGCTGCGTCGGATCTTGAGGAAGTCCTCGCCGTCGGCTTCATCTTCCGCTGTCACCTCTACCAGCTCGCCGTTCATGTTGTTCATCGTCGTGGAGAGTGGGTCCACACTGACCAGGCAAGGCATGGACACTACCGGAGACATGCGTCCACCGGCAAGCAGCAGCGATTTTCGCCTCGATTCCGAATCGAGCTCATCCTCAGTCTTAGCTCCCGAATCACCGTCTGCTTTGCTATCCGTCTCCGGCGGTTTGTtgcggttgtgttttttgcggCCCCACGGTGCACCAACTACGCTCCAACGCCGTTCCATTGGTTTGCCCTCGGCAATCGACGGAATTGAACCGCTCGGCAGCAAACGTTGCACCACTTTGCCCGGTTTCTTACTACCTCCGAGGCTTAAtcggcttttttttggttccctAAAAGATATTAAATGTTATTAAAGATATGGAACGAAACGGTTAAGCTTTTAGAATACATTGAAACTCACTTAACAACAAGGGGAGTGCAGGGTAGTAGATCATGATTATCCGGCAACATGGAGGTCACTTCCTTTCTGTTGAGACGAACACAATGAGCAATTAGGCAAAAGGTTCCGGGTTCAATCACACATAGACAATCCTATACTTACTTCTTTTTCGCACTGAACGCGTTACCCTCCGTTACCTTTCGTTTCTTTGCCGATTTACTCAAACAGGGCGTACCAATCGTTAGAGTTGGATCATTTTCACACTTTTCATCCGTTTTGTCCAAATTCTCCGACGACCCGATCGCACTTACCATCTTCTTGAACCCATTGAACATGCGTGTTAGCGAACCGCTGCggcgctttttcttctttttgtccGTCACATTGCTCATCAGCATGCTCGCGTTGCTGCCGATGTCGTCTTTCAGCTGGCCCAGTATGGTTTCCGGAATCAGTCCAATCTGCTGGGAATGTTCGATCAGCAATTGCAGCACCCGGACGTGGCTGTTAAATCGCTGCTGAATCGATTCCGTTATCGGCATGATGCTTGGCGTTAAAATTAGGGCCAAGTTTTCCGTCGTCATCTTGTTCTTATCGGCATGCATCGACACCGTATGGAGAAACTGCATAAAGTAGGCTAGCGTGTTGAGCGTCAGCGGTGGCAAAAGCAAACAGGTCATCATGAGCTTGTGCACTTTCTCGTCGTTGCCACCACCGATTAGACACCGGATCAGGGCCTCCTGCACGTTTCCGCATGGTAGCAGCGCTTCGGGCAGATCGCGAAAGAACGTCTTGATGATGTTAGCGACGTCAATGACGTGATGCGATTTGCCCAACGGAATGCCGGACTCCAAACCCGCCTGAAATAACATAACACCACAAAAAAGGTCAGATTGATAGATAGAAAAACAACGACAAACAGTCGGTTACCTTGATCTGTTGCTGGCGTTTGTTGGAACCGGCCTTCCGAAAGAGCCCTTCCGTGTCTACATTTTCCAGAATCAACTGACAAGCGTTCGACACAAACAGCGGTATCTGCACTATGCCGCCGCTAGCAAGCAGCACATCGGTTAGCTCTAGCGCATGCAAAGGCGTTTTGAAGAttcttttcgatttcgctTTATCCTGTAACAACAGATTACCATTCAATCAAAGCACTTGAGCACTGTGGTGCGGATTTACGCCGCACTACACTTCTGGGGAAAAACGCTTCATGGTGCAATTCAACACCACCACCCTACCTGGGACGCTTTGGAGTTTTTTTCCTTGCGATACTTGATTCCACTTTTACGCAACTCTTCCAGCAGCACTGTATACAGTTCGTCTTTGCTTTCCAGGTCGTTTATTAACACTCTCGAAGCTGGAATGGCCATTGTCGGTAGTTGGATTTTTACACTAACTAGCAGCGGCACGAGCGCATCATCGACGCGGTGTCTGTGTTTTGGAGCGCGGATTTGTTCGTTGCTTTTGAATTACGTTCGCCTGCCGCGACGTTTGAAGGCTGTCAAAGTGATATGTCAGACGAATTCTTCGGGCAGGGCTCGTATGCACTATATTTGTTGGGAACAATATTCCCATGTGAAGTATGTTTATTTTCAACTATCCACGAAAAGAACCAGAAACTGAAGCTAAATACATGGTAATCATTCCTTTCAAAGTATGAAACATAtctagttaaaaaaaacaacaacttatTATTCTATGTTTGATTCGAAATGATTTCTTTTAGTAACATTCCTTTACGTAAATGTGCTGCCGTATTCGCTAGCCCTGTCATAAAGTTTCCTGTCGTACGTGACAGCTCTGCATCTCCTAGAGGTAAACATCGTGCTCTCGAAGGAATATTGCCGAGCCACTTTCGTGTGTCCTTGTTGCCACCGTTTTCGCCAATAGAAAAGGATCATTTGGCTGCGTGCGCTTTCCCCCCGCCGGAAACAGTGACCCGGAGTGTTCGTTGGTCGTAAGTGAGCCCCTTGTGCCACAGCGAGGTAAGTGTAAACAAACGaatgttgttgtggttgtgctCCTACGCCATACCCTTACGCGGCGGCACCGTGGTCGGGCGCCGTGCGTGCATTGTGGTGGGAAGTGGGATGGAACAGAGATGGCATCGGTAACGACGCAGTAAGCTGTATGGTTTTTCTTCCTTATGTTGGTTGGAACAGTTTCCCAAGCCCCGAAGCACACAGCTCGAAGCATCCCGCCCTTGAGAAGTATCGTAGACAGTAACAGCCCGTGGATGCGCTTGCACGAGGATAACCAAGGACGGAAGCCAAGCACCGCCGAGTGGTACGATATGAGCGACGATGATCGGGACATTGACATAGAGAGCGATGTAAGTGAAGCGTTTAAAGCGAGAGGATGGATGTGTGGATTGTAATTTTATTAACAATCGTATtcttctccccctcccccactaAAACAGGATGGTGATGATTCGGACAACACCAAATCCCAATCGCGTTCCGGCGCTGGAAGCCATCTTTACTCACAGGTAGTTGTAGAATTGCCTTTCCTCCTTCCGGGTACATCTTTTCACGCTGACGTTTTGTTCATTATTTCAGGCCGAAAAGCGCGCTCACCACAACGCCCTTGAGCGGAAGAGGCGCGATCACATCAAGGACAGTTTCACCTCACTGCGCGACTCCGTACCGTCGCTGCAGGGCGAGAAGGTAAGCAGAGAAGTGCGTGCCC
This is a stretch of genomic DNA from Anopheles merus strain MAF chromosome 2R, AmerM5.1, whole genome shotgun sequence. It encodes these proteins:
- the LOC121589855 gene encoding E3 ubiquitin-protein ligase HRD1-like produces the protein MRTLGLSVFSMLLTGLVIGNAYYQKKQFYPSVVYITKSNPSMAVIYIQSLVLVLMLGKLMKKIFLGTLRAAEFEHLMERFWYALTETCLAFTVFRDDFNPKFVALFTVLLFLKSFHWLAEDRVDYMERSPVIGWLFHVRVAGLLLCLGLFDYELISYAYQSTIAKGVTVQLVFGFEYAILMTMVINTAIKYIFHAAELRSDTPWENKAVFLLYTELIIGFTRVVLYVVFVILMVKIFTLPMFAFRPMYYTMRNFKKALNDVILSRRAIRNMNTLYPDATPEELQMSDNICIICREDMVSNSKKLPCGHIFHTACLRSWFQRQQTCPTCRLNILRTPITAATAAVNPAPNNNANDANNGAGGATGNDASRPTVVPGSVAGTAGVAGGVGAVAAGATLPNGLTATGTNAMPLFPPAPMVLPPFPFVGMPSYTMPLPPVPPSLDTLSDEEVRAMEGSERRHVEERIKHLQNIRTLLDASVALMNQYAAITARLPPEAVAHLQQQPPAQMPPILPLVNPAATKPTGTGETDAAGAATAAASTSGTSNASITATVAPESSGSGSSSNKPSSSSKVSDSDSSRVSGGSGTSGKAADSSTALSQPKLEDLGPISSDEEDFAVKLKKEPLPSNSKAFLITPDQLDEIAAGDNSASPGSSKSSSEVNGGEGTLKRPESAAMNELRRRRLEKFATTSTTEPAASQQQQQQQ
- the LOC121589863 gene encoding thioredoxin domain-containing protein 17-like produces the protein MVHKHHVAGYDAFVAFMKDFNGNGGAINILFTGAKLENGLSWCGDCVDAAPFIEKAIETNAPENSHFIYVDVGDRPTWKDMNNPFRKDTNTHLSVIPTMIRWKQPQRLEGEQCGKADLLELFFSEDD
- the LOC121589854 gene encoding uncharacterized protein LOC121589854, coding for MAIPASRVLINDLESKDELYTVLLEELRKSGIKYRKEKNSKASQDKAKSKRIFKTPLHALELTDVLLASGGIVQIPLFVSNACQLILENVDTEGLFRKAGSNKRQQQIKAGLESGIPLGKSHHVIDVANIIKTFFRDLPEALLPCGNVQEALIRCLIGGGNDEKVHKLMMTCLLLPPLTLNTLAYFMQFLHTVSMHADKNKMTTENLALILTPSIMPITESIQQRFNSHVRVLQLLIEHSQQIGLIPETILGQLKDDIGSNASMLMSNVTDKKKKKRRSGSLTRMFNGFKKMVSAIGSSENLDKTDEKCENDPTLTIGTPCLSKSAKKRKVTEGNAFSAKKKKEVTSMLPDNHDLLPCTPLVVKEPKKSRLSLGGSKKPGKVVQRLLPSGSIPSIAEGKPMERRWSVVGAPWGRKKHNRNKPPETDSKADGDSGAKTEDELDSESRRKSLLLAGGRMSPVVSMPCLVSVDPLSTTMNNMNGELVEVTAEDEADGEDFLKIRRSEYEAIKKRMSDIETKLSKEFTALVGREDVLLDNVEDKYRQTLEQTEPIEATCATTDQLAKRLSRELKIRRSGEHKVIRSPSARKIGTIRRRSQEAVRLSRNQSWHIGNGTKDFSAAVANGATVDLSFYTKPGGLRRGRPNTVQTGLKAPDPSTTTATTGADLEPAVRAIEKQTTTPLRTSLTTSMGGGNYTDEEKEEKWVNAESYFETHNVTDDNASSVMDTTAEFLTPCKVLMEDYFKTPEQTSRRASLRSASKQQNAFCTPTPFVTRIDINTQGIKTPMLPPVVPPRIKTPARTPKLPPRTPGSAVRQPDSASLLKSHITPLQEAQSGRASIARIRSQNAGMVMAKAKLFDGLVTNSGHDSLSGGAPGKRTPIANRRQSAKFRSATVAMPLTVAASEATGALPRESGVHIRQIQKLRSSSAHHHGSVHRSPRKSTPRKRAFTKSTHGGAINRREKLRQATKGSGTANALGSAGATLSSKALLSSPRIVRRLQENMHEHLSAANVNVVSLSPNIKGNVGSKSAMASPKMTTPHIRKQLLRNSPRRILAATPGRDNRMPHGGERFQTPLKATPLSRLAICTAPGFENSPDRTPHTRAANVR